A stretch of Coccidioides posadasii str. Silveira chromosome 2, complete sequence DNA encodes these proteins:
- the SDH2 gene encoding succinate dehydrogenase complex, subunit B (EggNog:ENOG410PHEW~COG:C~BUSCO:11453at33183), giving the protein MASLRSTSSLLRAARPLFRPAAFSRTYATVESKSPETSNPASSPEAKNKTFHIYRWDPDRPSEKPRMQTYTIDLNKTGPMMLDALIRIKNEVDPTLTFRRSCREGICGSCAMNIDGVNTLACLCRIPADTAKESRIYPLPHTYVVKDLVPDMTHFYKQYKSIKPYLQRETKSPDGKEIRQSPADRKKLDGLYECILCACCSTSCPSYWWNSEEYLGPAILLQSYRWLVDSRDEKTAERRAALDNSMSVYRCHTIMNCTRTCPKGLNPGKAIAEIKKQLAFA; this is encoded by the exons ATGGCCTCCCTTCGATCAACCTCTTCCCTCCTTCGCGCCGCCCGCCCTCTCTTCCGCCCTGCCGCCTTCTCTCGCACATATGCTACTGTCGAGTCCAAGTCCCCAGAGACCAGCAACCCAGCTTCTTCGCCGGAAGCCAAGAATAAAACTTTCCACATTTACAGATGGGATCCTGACCGACCTTCGGAAAAGCCGCGCATGCAAACGTATACCATTGACTTGAACAAGACCGGACCCATGATGTTGGATGCTCTTATTAGAATCAAGAACGAGGTCGACCCAACTTTGACTTTCCGAAGAAGCTGCAGAGAAGGTATTTGTGGTAGCTGTGCAATGAACATTGATGGTGTCAACACTTTGGCTTGCCTGT GCCGTATCCCCGCGGACACCGCCAAGGAGAGCAGGATCTATCCTCTTCCTCATACCTATGTTGTCAAAGACCTTGTTCCCGATATGACACATTTTTACAAGCAATACAAGTCCATTAAGCCTTATCTCCAGCGTGAGACCAAATCCCCTGAC GGCAAGGAAATCCGTCAATCTCCGGCCGACCGTAAGAAGCTCGATGGCCTCTACGAGTGTATCCTCTGCGCTTGTTGTTCGACCTCCTGCCCATCTTACTGGTGGAACAGCGAAGAATACCTTGGTCCTGCTATCCTCCTTCAGTCCTACAGATGGCTTGTCGACTCCCGTGACGAGAAGACTGCAGAACGCCGTGCTGCTCTTGACAACAGCATGAGTGTCTATAGATGCCACACCATCATGAACTGCACGAGAACCTGTCCTAAGGGATTGAACCCTGGCAAGGCTATTGCCGAGATTAAGAAGCAGTTGGCATTCGCGTGA
- a CDS encoding uncharacterized protein (EggNog:ENOG410PPJ5~COG:G) has translation MPHRSLKSNRALPLLTFARTHSFAIPAICVYNLEGILAIIRAAEHKRSPAMILLFPWAIQYADSLLVRTAASACRAASVPITLHLDHAQDPEIIKRAADLSRSETHEPGFDSIMVDMSHFSKEENLRLTRELVAYCNARGIATEAEPGRIEGGEDGVQDTVDLEGVLTTPEESEEFVATGIDWLAPAFGNVHGNYGPSGVQLDYERLQRINEAVGERVGLVLHGADPFTKEIFEKCIERGVAKVNVNRAVNNEYVKVMREEAGSLPITRLHEEVTDAMQAEVEKIMDMIDSTGKAEFMMDEK, from the coding sequence ATGCCTCACCGATCTCTCAAATCCAACCGTGCCCTTCCTCTCCTTACGTTCGCACGTACCCACTCCTTCGCCATCCCCGCAATATGCGTCTACAACCTTGAAGGCATCCTAGCCATCATCCGTGCTGCCGAACACAAACGCTCCCCAGCCATGATCCTTCTCTTCCCGTGGGCCATCCAGTACGCCGACTCACTCCTCGTCCGCACCGCCGCATCTGCATGTCGAGCAGCCAGCGTGCCCATCACACTACACCTAGACCACGCCCAAGACCCAGAAATTATCAAGCGGGCCGCAGACCTGTCGCGATCGGAAACCCACGAACCGGGCTTCGATAGTATCATGGTTGATATGAGCCATTTCTCCAAGGAGGAGAATCTGCGACTGACGCGTGAGCTGGTGGCATATTGCAATGCTCGTGGGATCGCGACGGAGGCGGAGCCGGGAAGAATCGAAGGCGGAGAGGATGGCGTGCAGGATACGGTGGATTTGGAAGGTGTCTTGACGACCCCGGAGGAGAGCGAGGAGTTTGTGGCGACGGGGATTGACTGGTTGGCTCCGGCGTTTGGGAATGTTCATGGCAACTATGGGCCGAGCGGCGTGCAGCTGGATTATGAGCGGTTGCAAAGGATTAATGAGGCGGTGGGGGAACGGGTGGGACTTGTGTTGCACGGCGCTGACCCATTTACGAAGGAGATCTTTGAGAAGTGTATTGAGCGCGGGGTGGCTAAGGTTAATGTTAATAGGGCCGTGAATAATGAGTATGTGAAAGTGATGAGGGAGGAAGCAGGGAGTTTGCCTATTACAAGGCTGCATGAGGAGGTCACGGATGCCATGCAAGCTGAAGTCGAGAAGATCATGGATATGATTGATTCCACAGGAAAGGCCGAATTTATGATGGACGAAAAATGA
- a CDS encoding uncharacterized protein (EggNog:ENOG410PTDT~TransMembrane:1 (o28-50i)) has translation MAAISALISRDEIFHQLAKRDNFASRNAGVIVVFCIVFIVGVGLVGLFIHRKWLARRAARTGV, from the coding sequence ATGGCCGCCATCAGCGCCTTGATCTCCCGCGATGAGATTTTTCATCAATTGGCAAAGCGTGACAACTTCGCTAGCAGGAACGCCGGTGTTATCGTCGTCTTCTGCATCGTCTTCATCGTCGGCGTCGGCCTCGTTGGACTTTTCATCCACCGCAAATGGCTGGCTCGCCGTGCTGCCCGCACCGGTGTTTAA